Sequence from the Streptomyces sp. NBC_00440 genome:
CCACTGACTGACGGTGCGTCACACAGTGGCGGAAGCGCTGCGAGCATGTAAATGCCCGGCCCCGGATTCTGGCCGACCGCCCAAAGGGGCCCTGCCCCATTCCCGTAGGCCTTGGTCGAACCTCCAACAGTGGAAGGGTGGTTGACGCGGCCGCAGCCCCGCGGCTGTGAGTCGTCAGCTGTTCGACGTGCCGTAGCGGAGCCCGTCGACCAGCAGGGCGATCATGCGCTGCGTATGGCCGTCGTTGTCGTCCCCGACGGGCACGGTCAGGTTGCCGATGGCGCGCAGCAGGTCCCAGGGGTTGGCGTCGGAGCGGACTTCGCCGGCTTTCGCCGCGCTGTCCAGGAGCTCTCCGAGCGCGGGCTCGAAGCGTCGCTGGAAGTAGGACGGCAGGCTGTCGTACGCCGGGTCTCCCGAGTGCAGGGCGGCGCTCAGTCCGCGCTTGGTGGCGATGAAGCCCGCGAAGCGCTGCAGCCACCTGGTCAGGGCCTCGACCGGTTCATGCTCGGCGGCAAGGGCGGGGGCGGCGGCCGCGCAGGCGTCGACCTCCTTGCGGAAGACGGCGGCGATGAGGTCCGACCGCTGCGGGAAGTGCCGGTAGAGGGTGCCCGCGCCGACTCCCGCCCTGGCGGTGATCTGCCGGACGGGGGCGTCCACGCCGGAGGCGGAGAACACCTCCGCGGCCGCGGCGAGCAGGGCGTCGATGCTGCGCTGTGCGTCGGCGCGCACCGGCTGGCGGGGCCGCTCTTCCGTCGCCTCTTCCGCTGCCTCTCCTGTCGTCGGGCCGTCATTCATGAGTGCTCCTTCTGCCGGCCGGATTGCCAACCGGAACGACGTTCCGTATTGTTTTCGGCGGAACGCTGTTCCGCTTATGTCAGCGTATCGCGCTGCGGCGGACGTCCCAACCCCGGAGGAGAACCATGAAGTACCGCACACTGGGACGGACCGGAATCAAGGTCAGTCCTTACTGCCTGGGCGCGATGATGTTCGGAGCCCTGGGCAACCCCGACCACGACGACTCCGTCCGCATCATCCACAAGGCCCTGGACGCGGGCATCAACTTCGTCGACACCGCCGATGCCTACGCACGAGGCGAGTCCGAGGAGATCGTCGGCAAGGCCCTCAAGGGGCGCCGTGACGACGTCGTACTGGCCACCAAGGCCCACCTGCCGATGGGGGACGACCCCAACCAGCGGGGCAACTCACGGCGCTGGCTGGTGCGCGCACTCGATGACTCGCTGCGCCGGCTGCAGACCGATCACGTCGACCTGTTCCAGATCCACCGGCCCGCGCCGGACACCGACGTGGAGGAGACCCTCTCGGCCCTCACCGACCTGGTACGCGCGGGGAAGGTCCGCGCCATCGGAGCCTCCTCCTTCCCCGCTTCGGACATCGTCGAGGCGCAGTGGGTCGCCGAGCGGCGCGGCCTGGAGCGGTTCCGCACCGAACAGCCGCCGTACTCGATCCTCAACCGGGGCATCGAGCGCGAGGTGCTGCCGGTCTGCGAGCGGTACGGGATGGGCGCCCTGGTCTGGAGCCCGCTCGCGGGCGGCATGCTCACCGGCCGCTACCGCAAGGGCCACCGGGCCGACACCCATCGGGCCGGCTTCGGTTTCAAGCACCTGGTCGACGAGCGGCGGCTCGACGTGGTCGAGCAGCTCATCCCGCTCGCGGAGGAGGCCGGAATGCCGCTGACCCATCTGGCGACGGCGTTTGCGATCTCCCACCCCGGCGTCACCTCCGCGATCATCGGCCCGCGCACCATGAACCACCTGGACGACCTGCTCGCCGGCGCCGGGACCACCCTGACCGACGACATCCTCGACCGGATCGACGCCATCGTGCCCCCGGGCACGGACATCGGGACGCTGGACGCGATCTACAACCCTCCCGCCATCGAGCAGCCCGTCCTGCGCCGCCGCCCGGCCGGCGAGCGCTCCGCCGCCTGACCTGTGGGGGTGCCGGGAGAAGCCGCGCGCCCGTACGCCGGGGCCGGGCCGGACAGCAGGGTGTCCGGCCCGGCCCCGTGTCCGGTCAGGCGCCCCCGGTGGCCAGTTCGGAACGGACCGCGCGGGCGGCGGTGACGAGGTTCTCCAGCGACGTCCGGGTCTCGGGCCAGCCGCGGGTCTTGAGCCCGCAGTCCGGGTTCACCCACAGCCGCTCGGCCGGGATGGCCTCAAGGCCCTTGCGGAGGAGGGCTGCTGCTTCCTCGGCGCTCGGCACGCGCGGGGAGTGGATGTCGTACACGCCGGGTCCCGCCTCGCGCGGGTAGCCGTGTTCGGCGAGTTCGCGGGCGACCTGCATGTGGGAGCGGGCGGCCTCCAGGCTGATGACGTCGGCGTCGAGGTCGTCGATGGCCTGGACGATATCGCCGAACTCCGCGTAGCACATATGGGTGTGGATCTGGGTGTCCGGGCGGACGCCGCTGGTGGTGAGCCGGAAGGACTCGGTGGCCCAGTCCAGGTACGCGGGCCGGTCGGCGGCCCGCAGCGGCAGTGTCTCGCGCAGGGCCGGCTCGTCGACCTGGATGACCGAAGTCCCTGCCATCTCAAGGTCGTTGACCTCGTCGCGGAGGGTGAGGGCGACCTGGCGTGCGGTGTCGCCGAGCGGCTGGTCGTCCCGGACGAAGGACCAGGCGAGCATGGTGACCGGGCCGGTGAGCATGCCCTTGACGGGGCGGCCGGTCAGCGACTGGGCGTACGT
This genomic interval carries:
- a CDS encoding TetR/AcrR family transcriptional regulator, which translates into the protein MNDGPTTGEAAEEATEERPRQPVRADAQRSIDALLAAAAEVFSASGVDAPVRQITARAGVGAGTLYRHFPQRSDLIAAVFRKEVDACAAAAPALAAEHEPVEALTRWLQRFAGFIATKRGLSAALHSGDPAYDSLPSYFQRRFEPALGELLDSAAKAGEVRSDANPWDLLRAIGNLTVPVGDDNDGHTQRMIALLVDGLRYGTSNS
- a CDS encoding aldo/keto reductase, which gives rise to MKYRTLGRTGIKVSPYCLGAMMFGALGNPDHDDSVRIIHKALDAGINFVDTADAYARGESEEIVGKALKGRRDDVVLATKAHLPMGDDPNQRGNSRRWLVRALDDSLRRLQTDHVDLFQIHRPAPDTDVEETLSALTDLVRAGKVRAIGASSFPASDIVEAQWVAERRGLERFRTEQPPYSILNRGIEREVLPVCERYGMGALVWSPLAGGMLTGRYRKGHRADTHRAGFGFKHLVDERRLDVVEQLIPLAEEAGMPLTHLATAFAISHPGVTSAIIGPRTMNHLDDLLAGAGTTLTDDILDRIDAIVPPGTDIGTLDAIYNPPAIEQPVLRRRPAGERSAA